The following are encoded together in the Romeriopsis navalis LEGE 11480 genome:
- a CDS encoding MFS transporter yields MLKLITLLLTSSMTVMAGATIAPALPKIQEFFAIPADSPEAIKVKLLLTIPALFTAIGGILSGIIIDRLGRKWPLVIAVLVYGIAGCSGLILNDLTPMLIGRAFLGLSVAMITTTSAALIADYFHGPERTRIMGIQAAAMGMGGVLFLLLGGAVATYSWRFPFLIYLLAFIILPLVLQLEEPDRSQSPHFDIAEPDNQSLPVVTIGIVYALTFITMMIFYMVPVQLPFYIQSAGFGGSWEAGVAIAICTLASAGASLLYAQLKANLSFGKVLMCLFFLLASGYGVLSHAPTYEILVLGLILAGSGLGFVLPNMNVWLNAKSPPSLRGKVLGGLTTCIFLGQFCSPLIVQPIAQQVGLQYSYTIGAGVLFFIGLLIASKLVLTSPSVTPKAHLH; encoded by the coding sequence ATGTTGAAATTAATTACCTTGCTGCTCACGAGCAGTATGACGGTGATGGCCGGTGCGACGATCGCCCCTGCACTCCCGAAAATCCAGGAATTCTTCGCGATCCCGGCCGATAGTCCAGAAGCGATCAAAGTCAAGCTGCTGTTAACGATTCCGGCACTATTTACGGCGATCGGCGGCATTCTCTCCGGCATCATCATCGATCGACTCGGTCGCAAATGGCCGTTGGTCATCGCCGTGTTGGTTTATGGCATCGCGGGCTGCTCGGGGCTCATCCTGAATGATCTAACACCAATGCTGATTGGCAGGGCTTTCCTCGGTTTATCCGTGGCGATGATCACTACCACCTCCGCCGCCTTAATTGCCGATTATTTCCACGGCCCCGAACGCACCCGAATTATGGGCATTCAGGCCGCGGCCATGGGTATGGGTGGGGTATTATTCCTGCTGCTCGGCGGGGCAGTTGCTACCTATAGCTGGCGCTTCCCATTCCTAATCTATCTGCTGGCCTTCATCATTCTCCCCTTAGTCCTACAACTCGAAGAACCGGATCGCAGCCAAAGCCCACATTTCGACATCGCCGAACCAGACAATCAATCCCTACCTGTGGTGACAATCGGCATAGTCTATGCCTTGACGTTTATCACCATGATGATTTTCTATATGGTGCCCGTCCAATTGCCGTTCTACATTCAATCGGCGGGCTTTGGTGGTAGCTGGGAAGCCGGTGTGGCGATCGCTATTTGCACCCTCGCCAGCGCCGGGGCTTCATTACTCTACGCCCAACTCAAAGCCAATCTCAGCTTTGGGAAAGTCCTCATGTGCCTATTCTTCCTCCTGGCCAGCGGCTATGGCGTACTGTCCCACGCCCCCACCTACGAGATTCTCGTACTGGGCCTGATCCTCGCCGGGTCCGGACTCGGCTTTGTCCTACCCAATATGAACGTCTGGCTAAACGCCAAAAGCCCCCCATCCCTCAGGGGTAAAGTCCTCGGGGGACTCACAACCTGCATCTTCCTCGGCCAGTTTTGCTCGCCGCTGATTGTGCAACCGATCGCCCAACAAGTCGGCTTGCAATACAGCTACACGATCGGTGCTGGCGTGCTCTTTTTTATTGGCTTATTGATCGCCAGCAAACTGGTTTTAACCAGTCCTAGTGTGACCCCCAAGGCCCATCTACACTAG
- a CDS encoding Na+/H+ antiporter subunit E, translating to MIGDLEILLRLAIWLLLTSDLSLENLAIGVAVSVILPHSAIAPVVIRDWLRAIGEVLIAIPQAYVEAIEIMLWPHKWETVSMERVKPRRTPGLIFLDIFIITFTPKTIVLKYHDDGWYEVHRVQRRRSV from the coding sequence ATGATTGGCGACTTAGAAATTCTCTTACGGTTGGCAATTTGGCTCTTACTCACGAGTGATTTAAGTTTGGAAAATCTGGCGATCGGGGTGGCCGTCTCAGTCATCCTGCCCCATAGTGCCATTGCACCGGTGGTCATCCGGGATTGGCTGCGGGCGATCGGGGAGGTGCTAATTGCGATTCCCCAGGCTTACGTCGAAGCGATCGAGATTATGCTTTGGCCCCACAAATGGGAAACCGTCAGCATGGAACGGGTCAAACCCCGCCGGACACCGGGTCTGATTTTCCTGGATATTTTTATCATCACCTTTACCCCCAAAACCATCGTGTTGAAATATCACGATGATGGCTGGTACGAAGTACATCGTGTGCAACGGAGGCGCTCTGTATGA
- a CDS encoding tetratricopeptide repeat protein — translation MPNFQFDTIAIFALLISIQTLVQVSRNWADFWDDRVTANDRSLAQRLGLFVILPLTVLLHEVGHALATWQVGGTVVDFQWRFYWGFIIPVGDFSLAEDWWISFSGNLVSIVLALLPIPFLLRIRKRIIGEILYSFVLIGIIQSLVAYPILSFVSQRGDWLRIYDFTIQPYATITLIVHIALLGGLWQLYRSPMAIRWRLGRNPAMLDTWESLMHQTMDQPMEIEPQLALADLLIAQNEPSAAKQVAAKLTRTAPQDERVQLLQIEIACQNQDERRTITAAKKFLRRDLTPALQIRLYQILSFSQYKISRFSEAVESANQGLTIAPNDNQLLCYRAINHWALGQTEAAQTDLDLALTNTPDPAQRQSLQTWCQDRFNRK, via the coding sequence ATGCCGAATTTCCAGTTCGATACGATCGCCATTTTCGCCCTGCTGATCAGCATCCAAACCCTGGTCCAGGTCTCACGCAATTGGGCCGATTTTTGGGATGACCGGGTGACGGCAAACGATCGGTCCTTAGCCCAACGCCTTGGCCTGTTCGTCATCCTGCCCCTGACTGTACTATTGCATGAAGTTGGACATGCCCTCGCCACCTGGCAAGTCGGTGGTACAGTCGTCGATTTCCAATGGCGCTTTTACTGGGGATTTATCATTCCAGTGGGCGACTTCAGCCTGGCCGAAGACTGGTGGATTTCATTCAGCGGTAATTTAGTTTCGATCGTCCTGGCACTACTGCCCATCCCCTTCCTGCTGCGGATTCGCAAGCGGATTATCGGCGAGATTCTCTACAGCTTCGTGCTCATCGGCATCATCCAATCACTCGTTGCTTATCCAATCCTGTCTTTTGTCTCCCAGCGCGGCGACTGGCTGCGGATTTATGACTTCACCATCCAGCCCTACGCCACCATTACACTCATTGTCCATATCGCATTACTTGGCGGACTATGGCAGCTCTATCGCAGTCCCATGGCCATTCGCTGGCGCTTAGGCCGCAATCCGGCAATGCTCGACACCTGGGAAAGTCTAATGCATCAGACAATGGACCAACCGATGGAGATCGAGCCACAACTGGCACTGGCCGACTTGCTCATCGCTCAGAATGAACCAAGCGCCGCCAAACAAGTCGCGGCCAAACTGACAAGAACTGCGCCCCAGGACGAGCGGGTACAACTTTTGCAAATTGAGATTGCTTGTCAAAACCAAGACGAGCGCCGCACCATCACAGCGGCCAAAAAGTTCCTCCGGCGTGATCTCACCCCCGCCCTGCAAATTCGGCTTTATCAAATTCTCAGCTTCTCACAATACAAAATTAGCCGCTTTTCAGAAGCAGTGGAATCCGCGAATCAAGGCCTGACGATCGCCCCCAATGACAATCAGCTGCTCTGCTACCGCGCCATCAACCATTGGGCCTTGGGCCAAACCGAAGCGGCCCAAACCGATTTAGATTTGGCCTTAACCAATACACCCGATCCAGCCCAGCGACAATCTTTGCAGACTTGGTGCCAAGACCGATTCAACCGCAAGTAA
- a CDS encoding Na(+)/H(+) antiporter subunit B has protein sequence MNVSRPNIMKWIYLVAGMAFLLKMLILPNFAADSASPVTESIVAAIVADTGVPNAVSGIILRNRLYDTIFEVVVFTIAMMGVRYLLADEQPSATVYQFTDAPSIVLARLGATICALISIELAIRGHLSPGGGFAAGVAGGTAIGLVAITSSREWMESLYDKYQAAIVEKVSVLLFIALAAITLIGYELPQGNVGSLLSGGTIPLLNVLVAIKVALGSWTAILLFIRYRGLL, from the coding sequence ATGAACGTTAGTCGTCCAAACATCATGAAATGGATTTATCTCGTTGCGGGCATGGCCTTCTTACTGAAGATGCTGATTCTGCCGAATTTTGCAGCTGACTCGGCTAGCCCGGTAACGGAGTCGATCGTCGCCGCAATTGTCGCTGATACTGGCGTGCCCAATGCCGTATCCGGGATTATTCTGCGCAATCGGCTTTACGACACGATTTTTGAAGTCGTGGTGTTCACGATCGCCATGATGGGTGTGCGGTATCTTCTGGCCGATGAGCAACCTTCGGCAACGGTTTACCAATTTACCGATGCACCGTCGATCGTCCTCGCACGTTTGGGGGCCACCATTTGTGCCCTCATCAGCATTGAGCTGGCGATTCGCGGTCATTTGAGTCCTGGGGGCGGGTTTGCCGCTGGGGTGGCCGGTGGAACGGCGATCGGCCTCGTCGCGATTACGTCATCCCGCGAATGGATGGAGTCGCTGTACGACAAGTACCAAGCCGCGATCGTCGAAAAGGTATCGGTACTGCTGTTCATCGCCCTGGCGGCAATCACCTTAATCGGTTATGAACTGCCCCAAGGGAACGTCGGTAGCCTATTGAGTGGCGGCACAATTCCGCTATTAAACGTCTTGGTGGCGATCAAAGTCGCCTTGGGCTCGTGGACAGCAATTTTGCTATTTATTCGCTATCGCGGCTTATTGTAG
- a CDS encoding cation:proton antiporter subunit C, producing the protein MLEGLILGTVMLGFFGIIWKRNLMMKIIAMDVMSTGVVAYYVLVSTHSGLFTPILDRTKQHDYADPVPQAVILTAIVIGLSVQSLMLVGVMKLAKDNPTLETDAIERSNTP; encoded by the coding sequence ATGCTGGAGGGACTGATTTTAGGCACAGTGATGCTGGGATTTTTCGGCATTATCTGGAAACGGAACTTGATGATGAAAATCATCGCCATGGATGTCATGAGTACCGGCGTTGTTGCTTACTACGTCTTGGTTTCCACGCATAGCGGCTTGTTTACGCCGATTCTGGATCGGACCAAACAGCATGACTACGCCGACCCGGTGCCCCAGGCCGTAATTCTGACGGCAATTGTCATTGGTTTATCGGTGCAATCCCTGATGCTGGTTGGGGTAATGAAACTCGCGAAGGATAACCCGACTCTGGAAACCGATGCGATCGAACGCAGTAATACGCCATGA
- a CDS encoding cation:proton antiporter: MTEISLLWITLPFMVGFLIYLLPQAARYLALAVGIGSTIYSLLPLLSDFTLNLKLLDQFGVTLLVDDLSGYFILTNAVVTIAVILYCWATSKTAFFYTQLILLHGSVNAAFACADLISLYVALEVISVAAFLLIAYSRTNRSIWVGLRYLFISNTAMLFYLIGAVLVYQHSHTFAFTGIQGAPIEAIALIFMALLTKGGIFVSGLWLPLTHSESESPVSALLSGAVVKTGIFPLVRLALMFPEIDPLVRWFGVGTAILGVSYAMFEKDTKRMLAFHTVSQLGFVLAAPEVGGFYALTHGLVKSALFLMAGSLPSRSFKQLKQQPIATPLWIALAIASFSISGFPLLSGFGAKVLTMKNLLPWQVIGMNIAALGTAISFAKFIFLPRGGSEPRLKASFWPPMLVLLGGLVLANVIYYEAYTWANTVKPLLTIALGWGIYYLIIQRVSIKLPRMFEQFEQLIGMMSLVLVGIITFLLRGILV, from the coding sequence ATGACTGAAATAAGCCTCTTGTGGATTACCCTACCGTTTATGGTGGGCTTCCTGATTTACCTGCTGCCCCAAGCGGCGCGTTATCTCGCCTTGGCCGTGGGGATTGGTTCGACAATTTATAGTCTGCTGCCACTGCTGAGTGATTTCACACTCAATCTCAAACTGCTGGATCAATTTGGGGTAACGCTGCTGGTCGATGACCTCAGTGGCTACTTTATTTTGACCAATGCGGTGGTGACGATCGCCGTGATTCTCTACTGTTGGGCAACCTCGAAAACGGCCTTCTTCTATACCCAGCTCATCCTGCTACATGGCAGTGTGAATGCGGCCTTTGCCTGTGCTGACTTAATTAGTTTGTATGTGGCTTTAGAAGTGATTAGTGTGGCGGCATTTTTGCTGATTGCCTACTCCCGCACAAATCGGTCAATTTGGGTCGGCTTGCGCTATTTGTTCATCAGCAATACAGCCATGCTGTTTTACCTGATTGGGGCCGTGTTGGTGTATCAGCATAGCCATACCTTTGCCTTTACCGGCATTCAAGGCGCCCCGATCGAAGCGATCGCCCTGATTTTTATGGCGTTACTGACTAAGGGGGGGATTTTTGTTTCCGGTTTATGGTTGCCATTGACGCATTCGGAATCCGAGAGTCCGGTTTCCGCCCTGTTATCCGGGGCTGTGGTCAAAACTGGAATTTTCCCGCTGGTGCGCTTGGCGCTGATGTTTCCCGAGATCGATCCGCTCGTGCGTTGGTTTGGTGTAGGTACGGCAATTTTAGGCGTCAGCTATGCCATGTTTGAAAAGGACACCAAGCGGATGCTGGCCTTCCATACCGTGTCACAGTTGGGCTTTGTGCTAGCCGCCCCAGAAGTCGGGGGATTCTATGCCCTGACCCACGGGTTGGTGAAGTCCGCCTTGTTTCTGATGGCGGGGAGTTTGCCGAGTCGCAGTTTCAAACAGCTCAAACAGCAACCGATCGCCACACCGCTCTGGATTGCCTTGGCGATCGCCAGTTTCTCCATCTCCGGATTCCCATTGCTCTCTGGGTTTGGGGCAAAGGTTTTGACCATGAAAAATCTCTTGCCCTGGCAGGTGATTGGGATGAATATTGCGGCGTTGGGAACAGCAATTTCCTTCGCGAAGTTTATCTTCTTGCCTCGGGGTGGCAGTGAACCGCGATTAAAAGCGAGCTTTTGGCCGCCGATGCTCGTCCTGCTGGGGGGCTTGGTGTTGGCGAACGTGATTTACTACGAAGCCTACACCTGGGCCAATACGGTCAAACCGCTGCTGACGATCGCCCTCGGCTGGGGCATCTATTACTTGATCATTCAGCGAGTCTCGATCAAGCTGCCTCGGATGTTTGAACAGTTTGAACAGTTGATCGGCATGATGAGCTTGGTATTAGTTGGAATCATTACATTCTTATTGCGGGGGATATTGGTATGA
- a CDS encoding DUF4040 domain-containing protein, whose product MIDQLYGENFYMLVIIGLMPLTASMLLVQTNPYNALILRGILGAIAALVYALLGAADVALTEALVGTMLSITLYAVAVRSSLVLRLGVLESSNLSDHPLLPALRAIIKPYHLRLELVPYPQLSDLQQALDHKEIHALCTNRESATHLKTRVPRLYEIFQAELSSDIAQLEALDVAPMILGSQTS is encoded by the coding sequence ATGATTGACCAGCTCTATGGTGAAAATTTCTACATGCTCGTGATCATCGGGCTGATGCCCCTCACCGCTAGTATGTTGCTGGTGCAAACCAATCCCTACAACGCCTTGATTTTGCGCGGGATTTTGGGTGCGATCGCCGCCTTGGTCTATGCGCTCCTTGGCGCAGCGGATGTTGCCCTGACCGAAGCGCTGGTCGGCACGATGCTATCGATTACCCTCTATGCGGTGGCCGTACGATCGTCCTTAGTGCTCCGGCTGGGTGTACTGGAATCTAGCAACCTGAGCGATCACCCCTTGTTACCGGCGCTGCGGGCCATCATCAAACCCTACCATCTGCGTTTGGAATTGGTGCCTTACCCACAACTAAGCGATTTACAGCAGGCCCTCGACCACAAAGAGATTCATGCCCTTTGCACCAACCGCGAATCAGCGACTCATCTGAAAACCCGTGTGCCTCGACTCTACGAAATTTTTCAGGCGGAGTTATCCAGCGATATTGCCCAGCTTGAGGCACTTGATGTCGCACCCATGATACTCGGGAGCCAAACATCATGA
- a CDS encoding cation:proton antiporter, producing MSFLTLSQTASAVLAETPKAEYGSFVLTSVLMTLVIIYAMSKLGGELSKRLNLPPVLGELVGGVVVGVSALHLLVFPEAGATAADSLLMTVLQWLGNLDAAAVTHIFQSQSEVVSVLAELGVIVLLFEIGLESDLRELTKVGSQAAVVAIVGVTLPFALGAVGLIALFHVPTIPAIFAGAALTATSIGITSKVLSELGHLKSTEGQIIVGAAVIDDVLGIIVLAVVASLAKTGEVDLLNVVYLIASASGFLLGAILLGKFFNQSFEVITEKLQTRGALLIPAFAFALAMAFLANIIHLEAILGAFAAGLVLDETDKRKELDQQIMPIADILVPIFFVTVGAKADLGVLNPAIAENREGLIIASFLIVVAIIGKIVTGWAVFGKPGVNRLAIGIGMIPRGEVGLVFAGIGSASGVLSKPLEAAIIVMVILTTFLAPPMLQWALKDQATDAVVELSVGD from the coding sequence ATGAGTTTCCTAACGCTCAGCCAAACAGCCAGTGCGGTCTTAGCTGAAACACCGAAAGCCGAATATGGCTCGTTTGTCTTAACCAGTGTGCTAATGACGCTGGTGATTATTTACGCCATGAGTAAGCTTGGCGGTGAATTATCGAAGCGCCTCAACCTGCCACCTGTCCTAGGTGAGTTAGTCGGCGGTGTCGTTGTGGGCGTATCGGCGCTGCATTTACTCGTGTTCCCAGAAGCCGGCGCGACGGCGGCCGATTCACTGCTGATGACCGTGCTCCAGTGGCTCGGCAATCTCGATGCAGCGGCCGTTACCCATATTTTTCAGAGCCAAAGCGAAGTGGTTTCGGTACTGGCGGAGCTGGGTGTGATTGTGCTGCTGTTTGAAATTGGCTTGGAGTCCGATCTGCGGGAACTAACGAAAGTTGGCTCCCAAGCCGCAGTGGTGGCGATCGTCGGCGTCACGCTTCCCTTTGCGTTAGGGGCGGTTGGGTTGATTGCCTTATTCCACGTCCCAACGATTCCGGCGATTTTTGCGGGGGCGGCCCTGACAGCAACCAGCATTGGCATTACTTCAAAAGTTTTATCCGAACTCGGGCACCTCAAATCGACTGAGGGTCAAATCATTGTCGGTGCGGCGGTGATTGACGATGTGCTCGGCATTATCGTGCTGGCCGTTGTTGCCAGTCTGGCGAAAACCGGTGAAGTTGATTTACTCAATGTGGTTTACCTGATCGCGAGTGCGAGTGGCTTTTTGCTCGGGGCAATTTTGCTGGGTAAGTTCTTCAATCAGAGCTTTGAAGTTATCACCGAAAAGTTGCAAACCCGTGGTGCACTCTTAATTCCCGCGTTTGCCTTTGCTTTAGCCATGGCATTTTTAGCCAATATTATTCACTTGGAAGCGATTCTCGGGGCGTTTGCCGCTGGCTTGGTGCTGGATGAAACCGACAAGCGGAAGGAACTGGATCAGCAGATTATGCCGATCGCCGATATTCTGGTGCCCATCTTCTTTGTGACGGTTGGCGCCAAGGCGGACCTCGGTGTCCTGAATCCGGCGATCGCCGAAAACCGCGAGGGCTTGATTATTGCCAGCTTCTTAATCGTTGTGGCAATTATTGGCAAGATCGTGACGGGGTGGGCCGTGTTTGGGAAGCCCGGTGTGAATCGATTAGCCATCGGCATTGGCATGATTCCCCGAGGCGAAGTCGGCTTGGTATTTGCCGGGATTGGTTCGGCCAGTGGGGTGCTTAGTAAGCCATTGGAAGCCGCGATTATCGTCATGGTGATCCTGACCACGTTCCTCGCACCACCGATGTTGCAGTGGGCCTTAAAGGATCAAGCAACGGATGCCGTCGTTGAACTGTCCGTAGGAGATTAG
- a CDS encoding monovalent cation/H(+) antiporter subunit G produces the protein MLINILSYACIACGIVFWYWGTWPLVGNRSLLFKLHSLSVADTLGSMAIIIGLLLQISHEWPLLVLALIALAVWNTTLGYVLAYCSSDANHPIVPLTRAEDEA, from the coding sequence ATGTTAATTAACATCCTGAGCTATGCCTGTATCGCCTGCGGCATTGTCTTCTGGTACTGGGGCACTTGGCCCTTGGTGGGCAACCGATCGCTGCTGTTCAAGCTCCATAGTCTTTCGGTGGCCGATACCCTCGGTTCAATGGCGATCATTATTGGCCTATTGCTGCAAATTTCCCACGAATGGCCGCTGCTCGTGCTGGCCTTGATTGCTTTAGCAGTATGGAATACGACTTTAGGTTATGTGTTGGCCTACTGCTCCAGTGATGCCAACCATCCAATTGTGCCCCTGACGCGGGCGGAGGACGAGGCATGA